The Desulfobotulus mexicanus genome includes the window TGGGAATGTGGCAGGTGTGTGTAGTCTCTATTATTTTATCCTTTGTTTATAAATTTTTATAATTTCTGTTGCCACAGCCCTCTGACTTCAAAGGCCGGTACAAAAAAGGCCCCGCACGGAGCAGAAGGCAGAATATCCGGGTGCATATTTTGCACGATCTGCTCCGTACTTTGAAATGAGGGTTCAGAAAAAATATAAAGCGTTTATTTCTCTTTGTCTATTTTTTTTGCTTCTTCAAGTGCTTTTTCAAAATCCACAAAGAGAATTTCTTCGGGAAGATCTTTGTCGTGGAGATGCACAAGTTCATTTCTGAGTACTTCACTTAGTACAATGAAGGTTTGAATGTGCGAACTCTTAAGGCGGAGAATAATTTCTTCCAGAGCAAAAATAGCACTGAGGTCAATGAAGGGAACCTTGCGGCAATCAAAAATAATTACCTTTGTATCCAGTACCGTGTCCACTTCATCCACAAGCTTGCTCATGGAACCGAAGAAAAAGGGGCCGTTTATTTCAAGGATACGGATTCTGCCTTCCATGGCATCGGATCGGGTGTTATCCAGAGGGTAAATTTTGAAGTTGGCCTGCCGGACCATGCGGTGGATGATCATACCCATAGACATGAAAACACCTGCGCCCACGGCAATGATGAGATCCACAAAAACCGTGAGTCCGAAAACCACGGTCATAACGGAAAGGTCTGTCCGGGGAGCGGTTTTTATGAGGCGAAGAAGCTTGTAGTCCAGAATATCAACGCCGACCTTGATGAGAATACCCGCAAGAACCGCCATGGGGATGTTGGTGGCCAGGGGCGCGGCTCCCAGAAGAAGGATGAGCAGAAGGCTTGCATGGGTGACACCGCTGATTCTTGTCTGTCCGCCTGCTTTGATGTTGACCACCGTGCGCATGGTGGCGCCTGCGCCGGGAAGGCCACCCACAAAGGAACACATCATATTTCCCAGGCCCTGACCGATCAGTTCCCGGTTGGGTTTATGGCGGGTGCCTGTGACCGAGTCTGCCACAAGGGAAGTGAGCAGGGAGTCAATGCTTCCCAGAAGGGCAAGGGTGATGCCCAGAACAAGGATGGTGGTCCATGCCTGGAGACAGAAGGCTGGCATGATAAATTCCGGAAGTCCAAGGGGAATTTCACCGATGACGGGAACCTTGAAGCCCAGCCCCATAGAGAGAAGGGTTATGGCGATCAGGGCAATCAGAGGGGATGGAATTATCCGGCTGATGCGCATGGGAGT containing:
- a CDS encoding SulP family inorganic anion transporter is translated as MTNTFSIKTLRGDLFGGLTAGIVALPLALAFGVASGAGAAAGLYGAIMLGMMAAIFGGTRTQISGPTGPMTVVFASILVAVGSDLATAMSAVLIAGLIQIIMGCVKVGGLVRFIPYPVISGFMSGIGIIIILLQIAPLMGTSPKTSPFLAIMTLPSTLMAVNFQALILGGLTLLIVFFTPMRISRIIPSPLIALIAITLLSMGLGFKVPVIGEIPLGLPEFIMPAFCLQAWTTILVLGITLALLGSIDSLLTSLVADSVTGTRHKPNRELIGQGLGNMMCSFVGGLPGAGATMRTVVNIKAGGQTRISGVTHASLLLILLLGAAPLATNIPMAVLAGILIKVGVDILDYKLLRLIKTAPRTDLSVMTVVFGLTVFVDLIIAVGAGVFMSMGMIIHRMVRQANFKIYPLDNTRSDAMEGRIRILEINGPFFFGSMSKLVDEVDTVLDTKVIIFDCRKVPFIDLSAIFALEEIILRLKSSHIQTFIVLSEVLRNELVHLHDKDLPEEILFVDFEKALEEAKKIDKEK